A stretch of the Tachyglossus aculeatus isolate mTacAcu1 chromosome 6, mTacAcu1.pri, whole genome shotgun sequence genome encodes the following:
- the LOC119929769 gene encoding dynamin-1-like protein — METLIPVINKLQEIFNTVGAEVIQLPQIVVIGSQSSGKSSVLESIVGRDFLPRGSGIVTRRPLVLQLVHVASLEERKEAASAETCVQAEEWATFLHCKHKTFTDFNEIRQEIENETERMTGTNKGISPEPLYLKIFSPQVLNLTLVDLPGITKVPVGDQPPDIEGQVKAMILSYISNPNCLLLAVTAANTDMATSEALKLARDVDPDGRRTLAVVTKLDLMDAGTDAMDVLMGRVIPVKLGIIGVVNRSQHDININKSISDSLQDEQGFLQKKYPSLANRNGTRFLTKTLNRLLMHHIRDCLPELKTRVNVLTAQYQSVLQSYGQPIADQNATLLQIITKFATEYCNTIEGTARNIETSELCGGARMCYIFHETFGRTLESIDPLAGLTMLDILTAIRNATGPRPALFIPEVSFELLVKRQIKRLEEPSLRCVELVHEELQRIIQHCSTYNTQELLRFPKLHEAIVEVVTGVLRKRLPITNEMVHNLVAIELAYINTKHPDFIDTAVVSASVSSSKSDSQQPDGGRRWKSEKGEDQGQEEKLKGASQASVFSSPSRAHAVNLLDTPMPVARKLSQREQRDCEVIRRLIKSYFLIVRKSIQDSVPKTVMHFLVNYVKDHLQSELVGQLYKAQLLEGLLTESEDMAQQRGEAANMLKALQKASQTISEIRETQLW, encoded by the exons ATGGAGACGCTGATCCCTGTGATCAACAAGCTACAGGAGATCTTCAACACTGTGGGGGCGGAGGTCATCCAGCTCCCTCAGATTGTTGTCATTGGCTCTCAG agcagtgggaagagctcagttCTGGAGAGTATCGTGGGCCGGGACTTCCTACCCCGGGGTTCGGGCATCGTGACCCGGCGACCCTTGGTGTTACAGTTGGTTCACGTGGCTTCGCTGGAGGAGCGGAAGGAGGCAGCAAGTGCGGAAACAT GTGTCCAGGCTGAGGAGTGGGCTACATTCCTGCATTGCAAGCACAAG ACATTTACAGATTTCAACGAGATCCGGCAGGAAATTGAAAATGAAACTGAGAGAATGACAGGTACCAACAAG GGAATCAGCCCAGAACCCTTGTACCTGAAGATTTTTTCTCCCCAAGTGCTGAACTTGACCCTGGTTGACCTGCCTGGCATCACAAAG GTGCCCGTGGGGGACCAGCCCCCGGACATTGAGGGTCAGGTCAAGGCCATGATCCTCTCCTACATCAGCAACCCGAATTGCCTGCTCCTGGCCGTCACCGCCGCCAACACAGACATGGCCACCTCTGAAGCCTTGAAGCTGGCCCGGGATGTGGACCCTGACG GTCGTAGGACCCTGGCAGTGGTCACCAAGTTAGACCTGATGGACGCCGGGACCGACGCGATGGATGTGCTGATGGGACGCGTCATCCCTGTGAAACTGGGCATCATTGGGGTAGTGAATCG GAGCCAACACGACATCAACATCAATAAGAGCATCAGCGATTCCCTCCAAGACGAGCAGGGCTTCCTGCAGAAGAAGTACCCGTCTCTGGCCAACCGCAATGGCACGCGCTTTCTCACCAAGACCCTCAACAG GCTGCTGATGCATCACATCCGAGACTGCCTGCCCGAGCTGAAGACACGGGTGAACGTGCTGACGGCCCAGTACCAGTCAGTCCTGCAGAGCTACGGGCAGCCCATCGCGGACCAGAATGCCACCCTGCTTCAGATCATCACCAAGTTTGCCACCGAGTACTGCAACACCATCGAGGGCACAGCCAGGAACATCGAGACCTCagagct ctgcGGAGGGGCCCGCATGTGCTACATCTTCCACGAGACGTTCGGCCGGACCCTGGAGTCCATTGACCCGCTGGCCGGGCTGACCATGCTGGACATCCTGACGGCCATCCGCAATGCCACG GGGCCGCGCCCGGCTCTTTTCATCCCCGAAGTCTCCTTCGAACTGCTGGTGAAGAGGCAGATCAAACGGCTGGAGGAGCCGAGCCTGCGCTGCGTGGAGCTGGTTCACGAGGAGCTGCAGCGCATTATCCAGCACTGCTCCACCTACAACACCCAG gAGCTGCTGCGCTTCCCCAAGCTGCATGAGGCAATCGTGGAAGTAGTGACCGGGGTCCTGCGCAAGCGGCTGCCCATCACCAATGAGATG GTGCACAATCTGGTAGCGATCGAGCTGGCTTACATCAACACGAAGCACCCAGATTTCATCGACACCGCCGTCGTCTCGGCCTCCGTCAGCAGCAGCAAG agTGATTCCCAGCAGCCGGACGGGGGCCGGCGCTGGAAGAGCGAAAAGGgagaggatcagggccaggaggagaagcTCAAAGGGGCCAGCCAGGCCTCCGTGTTCTCCAGCCCCAGCCGAGCCCATGCTGTCAACCTCCTGGACACA CCCATGCCGGTGGCCCGGAAGCTGAGCCAACGGGAGCAGCGAGACTGCGAGGTGATCCGCAGGCTGATCAAGTCCTATTTCCTTATTGTCCGCAAGAGCATCCAGGACAG CGTCCCCAAGACGGTTATGCATTTCCTGGTGAATTATGTGAAGGACCACCTGCAGAGCGAGCTGGTGGGCCAGCTGTATAAGGCGCAGCTCCTGGAGGGGCTGCTGACCGAGTCCGAAGACATGGCCCAGCAACGCGGTGAGGCGGCCAACATGCTCAAG GCGCTGCAGAAGGCCAGTCAGACCATCTCCGAAATCCGAGAGACCCAGCTGTGGTGA